The proteins below come from a single Drosophila teissieri strain GT53w chromosome 3L, Prin_Dtei_1.1, whole genome shotgun sequence genomic window:
- the LOC122616579 gene encoding large proline-rich protein BAG6 isoform X8, translating to MLINLKVKTLDARTHEFSIDNELTIRQFKDQIAEKTNIAAENQRIIYQGRVLADDKQVKEYDVDGKVLHVAERPPFSQRGANARNNDEPMRTFRNVARPPPPGMRTSPYFRALDGMLVGTMAIPVNNGPVAGTRPPPNRYPNSSSFCINRITVALHMIDCADNIAAYLENPAVGLNNQSLDILQRGRWSMESTVVEVGVSSTDLPRNNNIIDMVQDAVTAALSRTGARNYTVVQLPTVYTNENGETSQQRAGEAGTSEGAASGAASNASGETTAATVIIEDVIETDDEAADGASDRSVTPTPEPEAEGAVGGQPATAAETPTSSAGSANDAAAEGGNNSGPRRRTRPQVLAQVIQHYRGVQTRLAPFVDRYYEILQNDPTFEESDTAGRENAQRIFDRVSEAFHYLSHAQHAISDLMLDLSQPGPRVLTCRPILVEQSGYIRSNNIFTPNFLAPASGLLNEPFRNRAPGTASAAGTQTPTTAGTPTAVAPPQAANLQAATDASRSAAAMAEIASRAAGAAAEMAAGAASAAAAAARDLSSDQVEDPVDEPMVAPNAAGAATSAQQQQRLEMDTQMEMARIIQAMVNGQRPNDVHVEFNAPNVMSINLPVHVMTTVRQAPAPGSSETAEPSASEFSPESAPATGNAESPNAASTSSGTRSGDQRANTLPTTSTQTRSTSRPQIQIGGNNNWGGRIAPTHTAFDRFLPCNSHHIREPEQLLQNNNTNRSTSTAPAGGASVLSPTAAAVTRPVTTGRIQRGSNTFRPMWSSRRQRPASEQLNSLRPAAWAQAQTQTTHAQAAHVGAGSTNGAGVGAGAGAGRVRPTGGSPINRDRLAARTAHVGGGSTNGGLPSGRRGRLQAATSRLSRQFPTLLANFLLNNLRNNAPTASVGSAVAAEGGSAASSSGEAAPIASTTPVGPPQTVLPTSTPTAGGDSNNLRSQLRSFLNDSLFVGVPINEQTIPGAIGRALDWFAESLVYLPQYERPEYNSRDSVCNILRVSLRLIIELCNGAPGGADGAQFEQSLKQICDQFRKRLYSVLFLCLGSANAELYWRQLMRLLCTPMRSNFRNEALQFLCIYIDPTIPAQTDTADAQQFLVLRSVQAAPPTAADEPFVAPPPFALNPQQQQPQEQSLDTDVEMAEVAASSSSSSPAADLPAVIVGSEPWHMSFPNDWLPVITRDLQTQAEQSSRPQPPFSDAYISGMSAKRRKIIQSEKPTASVECLIANGVQRAIQSVGLGGTSGSASSSSISMDTVIGSIAHDSTVQAAYTDAVRNSLKERIKQDVDFKSSKYPQIAKFAEQK from the exons ATGCTCATAAACCTTAAGGTGAAGACCTTAGATGCGCGCACCCACGAATTCAGCATCGACAATGAG CTCACCATCCGCCAGTTCAAGGACCAAATAGCCGAGAAGACGAACATTGCGGCGGAGAACCAGCGTATCATCTACCAGGGTCGCGTTCTGGCCGATGATAAGCAGGTGAAGGAGTACG ATGTGGATGGCAAGGTGCTTCATGTGGCCGAACGACCTCCGTTCTCTCAGCGCGGAGCTAATGCCCGGAACAATGATGAACCCATGCGCACCTTCCGCAATGTGGCACGTCCTCCGCCGCCAGGAATGCGCACTTCTCCGTATTTCCGCGCCCTCGACGGCATGCTGGTGGGCACCATGGCCATACCCGTGAACAATGGTCCAGTAGCAGGG ACTCGTCCTCCACCGAATCGTTATCCCAACTCCTCGTCCTTCTGCATTAACCGCATCACTGTGGCCCTGCACATGATCGATTGCGCCGACAATATAGCAGCCTATCTGGAAAATCCAGCTGTTGGTCTGAACAATCAATCACTGGACATTCTGCAGCGTGGTCGCTGGTCAATGGAGTCCACTGTCGTGGAAGTGGGTGTTTCTTCGACGGATCTGCCGCGCAACAATAACATCATTGATATGGTCCAAGATGCTGTGACCGCTGCTCTTTCGCGTACTGGCGCCCGCAACTATACGGTGGTGCAGCTGCCCACGGTTTATACCAATGAGAATGGCGAGACCAGCCAGCAGAGGGCCGGCGAAGCTGGAACCAGCGAAGGAGCAGCCAGCGGAGCTGCAAGCAATGCTAGTGGTGAAACCACAGCGGCCACTGTGATTATCGAGGATGTTATCGAAACGGACGACGAAGCTGCTGATGGAGCATCAGATCGTTCGGTCACGCCAACACCAGAGCCGGAGGCGGAGGGAGCAGTTGgtggccagccagccactgCAGCAGAGACTCCCACATCCTCGGCTGGATCAGCCAATGACGCGGCTGCAGAAGGAGGCAACAACTCGGGACCCAGGCGCCGCACTCGTCCTCAGGTGTTGGCCCAAGTGATTCAGCACTATCGTGGCGTACAGACTCGCTTGGCGCCTTTTGTGGATCGGTACTACGAGATTCTCCAGAATGATCCCACTTTCGAGGAGAGT gACACCGCTGGACGCGAGAACGCGCAGCGAATCTTTGATCGCGTTTCGGAGGCCTTCCACTACCTTTCGCACGCCCAGCACGCTATATCCGATTTAATGCTTGATCTGTCGCAGCCAGGACCACGTGTGCTCACCTGCCGACCCATTCTCGTCGAGCAGAGCGGCTACATACGCTCCAATAACATTTTCACGCCCAACTTTTTGGCACCGGCTTCGGGTCTCCTTAACGAGCCTTTCCGTAACAGAGCACCTGGTACTGCCTCTGCAGCTGGCACGCAAACGCCCACCACCGCAGGCACTCCAACTGCTGTGGCACCGCCGCAGGCTGCCAATTTGCAGGCGGCCACTGATGCCAGCCGCAGTGCAGCGGCCATGGCGGAGATTGCCAGTCGAGCTGCTGGAGCCGCTGCGGAAATGGCTGCTGGAGCTGCGagtgccgctgccgccgctgctcgCGATTTATCCAGTGATCAAGTAGAGGATCCCGTCGACGAGCCTATGGTGGCTCCAAATGCAGCAGGTGCCGCAACATcagcacaacagcagcagcgtctCGAAATGG ATacccaaatggaaatggctcGAATTATCCAGGCAATGGTCAATGGTCAACGGCCAAACGATGTTCATGTGGAATTCAATGCCCCCAACGTCATGTCCATTAACTTGCCCGTGCATGTGATGACGACAGTGCGACAGGCTCCGGCACCTGGATCAAGCGAAACAGCAGAACCTTCTGCGTCTGAATTCTCCCCTGAAAGTGCGCCGGCAACGGGCAATGCGGAGTCTCCAAATGCAGCATCAACATCAAGTGGAACACGCAGTGGAGATCAGAGGGCCAATACCTTGCCCACCACATCCACCCAAACGCGCTCGACATCTAGGCCACAGATTCAGATTGGCGGAAACAACAACTGGGGCGGACGCATTGCTCCAACACACACGGCATTCGACCGCTTCCTGCCTTGCAATAGTCATCACATTCGGGAACCCGAGCAGCTGCTCCAAAACAATAATACCAACCGCAGCACGTCCACAGCACCAGCAGGAGGGGCCAGCGTTCTGTCGCCTACAGCCGCTGCCGTAACTCGTCCTG TCACCACTGGTCGCATCCAGCGCGGCAGCAACACGTTCCGCCCAATGTGGTCGTCGCGTCGCCAGCGACCAGCCAGCGAGCAACTAAACAGCCTGCGACCGGCAGCCTGGGCGCAGGCGCAGACCCAAACCACTCATGCTCAAGCTGCCCACGTTGGTGCTGGCAGCACCAATGGGGCCGGAGTCGGAGCCGGGGCCGGAGCCGGGAGAGTGCGGCCCACGGGAGGATCGCCCATCAATCGCGATCGGCTGGCGGCTCGAACGGCCCACGTTGGCGGTGGCAGCACCAACGGAGGCTTGCCCTCTGGCCGGCGGGGGCGACTACAGGCCGCCACCAGCCGCCTGTCACGACAATTTCCCACCCTACTCGCTAATTTTTTGCTTAATAATCTGAGAAATAATGCGCCAACAGCTTCGGTAGGCAGCGCTGTCGCCGCCGAGGGAGGTTCGGCCGCCTCATCGTCAGGAGAAGCTGCCCCAATTGCTTCTACCACACCAGTTGGTCCACCGCAAACTGTTTTGCCGACATCCACACCCACTGCCGGCGGAGATTCAAACAACCTGCGTTCGCAGCTGCGCAGCTTCCTCAACGACAGCCTATTTGTCGGCGTGCCCATCAACGAGCAGACCATCCCAGGGGCCATTGGTCGCGCACTAGACTGGTTCGCGGAGAGCCTGGTCTACCTGCCGCAGTACGAGCGGCCGGAGTACAACTCCCGCGACTCGGTGTGCAACATCCTGCGAGTCAGCCTCCGTTTGATCATCGAGCTTTGTAATGGAGCTCCGGGCGGCGCTGATGGTGCTCAGTTCGAGCAAAGTCTCAAACAGATCTGTGACCAGTTCCGCAAGCGCCTCTACAGCGTTCTCTTCTTGTGTCTTGGAAGCGCGAATGCGGAGCTCTACTGGCGCCAGCTAATGCGCCTGCTTTGCACACCGATGCGATCCA ACTTCCGCAACGAAGCCCTGCAGTTCTTGTGCATCTACATAGACCCCACGATTCCTGCCCAGACTGACACAGCAGATGCCCAACAGTTCCTGGTCCTGCGCAGCGTTCAAGCAGCTCCTCCAACAGCTGCCGACGAA CCATTCGTGGCGCCGCCGCCTTTTGCCCTCAacccacagcagcagcagccgcaagaGCAATCCCTGGACACGGATGTTGAGATGGCTGAAGtggccgccagcagcagcagcagttcccCGGCAGCCGACCTACCCGCAGTGATTGTGGGCTCAGAGCCCTGGCACATGAGTTTCCCCAATGATTGGTTGCCAGTGATAACGCGCGACCTACAGACCCAGGCAGAG CAGAGTAGTCGTCCCCAGCCGCCGTTCTCGGATGCCTACATCTCGGGCATGTCCGCCAAGCGGCGCAAGATAATTCAGTCGGAAAAGCCGACGGCCAGCGTGGAGTGTCTCATAGCGAACGGAGTGCAGAGGGCTATCCAAAGCGTCGGTTTGGGTGGAACCAGTGGTAGCGCCTCAAGTTCGTCGATCAGTATGGATACCGTAATCGGTTCCATTGCTCACGACTCCACCGTTCAGGCTGCCTACACGGATGCGGTGCGGAATAGTTTAAAAGAGCGTATCAAGCAGGATGTGGATTTTAAGTCCAGCAAGTATCCACAGATCGCCAAGTTCGCCGAGCAAAAGTAA
- the LOC122616579 gene encoding large proline-rich protein bag6 isoform X12: protein MLINLKVKTLDARTHEFSIDNELTIRQFKDQIAEKTNIAAENQRIIYQGRVLADDKQVKEYDVDGKVLHVAERPPFSQRGANARNNDEPMRTFRNVARPPPPGMRTSPYFRALDGMLVGTMAIPVNNGPVAGTRPPPNRYPNSSSFCINRITVALHMIDCADNIAAYLENPAVGLNNQSLDILQRGRWSMESTVVEVGVSSTDLPRNNNIIDMVQDAVTAALSRTGARNYTVVQLPTVYTNENGETSQQRAGEAGTSEGAASGAASNASGETTAATVIIEDVIETDDEAADGASDRSVTPTPEPEAEGAVGGQPATAAETPTSSAGSANDAAAEGGNNSGPRRRTRPQVLAQVIQHYRGVQTRLAPFVDRYYEILQNDPTFEESDTAGRENAQRIFDRVSEAFHYLSHAQHAISDLMLDLSQPGPRVLTCRPILVEQSGYIRSNNIFTPNFLAPASGLLNEPFRNRAPGTASAAGTQTPTTAGTPTAVAPPQAANLQAATDASRSAAAMAEIASRAAGAAAEMAAGAASAAAAAARDLSSDQVEDPVDEPMVAPNAAGAATSAQQQQRLEMDTQMEMARIIQAMVNGQRPNDVHVEFNAPNVMSINLPVHVMTTVRQAPAPGSSETAEPSASEFSPESAPATGNAESPNAASTSSGTRSGDQRANTLPTTSTQTRSTSRPQIQIGGNNNWGGRIAPTHTAFDRFLPCNSHHIREPEQLLQNNNTNRSTSTAPAGGASVLSPTAAAVTRPASVGSAVAAEGGSAASSSGEAAPIASTTPVGPPQTVLPTSTPTAGGDSNNLRSQLRSFLNDSLFVGVPINEQTIPGAIGRALDWFAESLVYLPQYERPEYNSRDSVCNILRVSLRLIIELCNGAPGGADGAQFEQSLKQICDQFRKRLYSVLFLCLGSANAELYWRQLMRLLCTPMRSNFRNEALQFLCIYIDPTIPAQTDTADAQQFLVLRSVQAAPPTAADEPFVAPPPFALNPQQQQPQEQSLDTDVEMAEVAASSSSSSPAADLPAVIVGSEPWHMSFPNDWLPVITRDLQTQAESSRPQPPFSDAYISGMSAKRRKIIQSEKPTASVECLIANGVQRAIQSVGLGGTSGSASSSSISMDTVIGSIAHDSTVQAAYTDAVRNSLKERIKQDVDFKSSKYPQIAKFAEQK from the exons ATGCTCATAAACCTTAAGGTGAAGACCTTAGATGCGCGCACCCACGAATTCAGCATCGACAATGAG CTCACCATCCGCCAGTTCAAGGACCAAATAGCCGAGAAGACGAACATTGCGGCGGAGAACCAGCGTATCATCTACCAGGGTCGCGTTCTGGCCGATGATAAGCAGGTGAAGGAGTACG ATGTGGATGGCAAGGTGCTTCATGTGGCCGAACGACCTCCGTTCTCTCAGCGCGGAGCTAATGCCCGGAACAATGATGAACCCATGCGCACCTTCCGCAATGTGGCACGTCCTCCGCCGCCAGGAATGCGCACTTCTCCGTATTTCCGCGCCCTCGACGGCATGCTGGTGGGCACCATGGCCATACCCGTGAACAATGGTCCAGTAGCAGGG ACTCGTCCTCCACCGAATCGTTATCCCAACTCCTCGTCCTTCTGCATTAACCGCATCACTGTGGCCCTGCACATGATCGATTGCGCCGACAATATAGCAGCCTATCTGGAAAATCCAGCTGTTGGTCTGAACAATCAATCACTGGACATTCTGCAGCGTGGTCGCTGGTCAATGGAGTCCACTGTCGTGGAAGTGGGTGTTTCTTCGACGGATCTGCCGCGCAACAATAACATCATTGATATGGTCCAAGATGCTGTGACCGCTGCTCTTTCGCGTACTGGCGCCCGCAACTATACGGTGGTGCAGCTGCCCACGGTTTATACCAATGAGAATGGCGAGACCAGCCAGCAGAGGGCCGGCGAAGCTGGAACCAGCGAAGGAGCAGCCAGCGGAGCTGCAAGCAATGCTAGTGGTGAAACCACAGCGGCCACTGTGATTATCGAGGATGTTATCGAAACGGACGACGAAGCTGCTGATGGAGCATCAGATCGTTCGGTCACGCCAACACCAGAGCCGGAGGCGGAGGGAGCAGTTGgtggccagccagccactgCAGCAGAGACTCCCACATCCTCGGCTGGATCAGCCAATGACGCGGCTGCAGAAGGAGGCAACAACTCGGGACCCAGGCGCCGCACTCGTCCTCAGGTGTTGGCCCAAGTGATTCAGCACTATCGTGGCGTACAGACTCGCTTGGCGCCTTTTGTGGATCGGTACTACGAGATTCTCCAGAATGATCCCACTTTCGAGGAGAGT gACACCGCTGGACGCGAGAACGCGCAGCGAATCTTTGATCGCGTTTCGGAGGCCTTCCACTACCTTTCGCACGCCCAGCACGCTATATCCGATTTAATGCTTGATCTGTCGCAGCCAGGACCACGTGTGCTCACCTGCCGACCCATTCTCGTCGAGCAGAGCGGCTACATACGCTCCAATAACATTTTCACGCCCAACTTTTTGGCACCGGCTTCGGGTCTCCTTAACGAGCCTTTCCGTAACAGAGCACCTGGTACTGCCTCTGCAGCTGGCACGCAAACGCCCACCACCGCAGGCACTCCAACTGCTGTGGCACCGCCGCAGGCTGCCAATTTGCAGGCGGCCACTGATGCCAGCCGCAGTGCAGCGGCCATGGCGGAGATTGCCAGTCGAGCTGCTGGAGCCGCTGCGGAAATGGCTGCTGGAGCTGCGagtgccgctgccgccgctgctcgCGATTTATCCAGTGATCAAGTAGAGGATCCCGTCGACGAGCCTATGGTGGCTCCAAATGCAGCAGGTGCCGCAACATcagcacaacagcagcagcgtctCGAAATGG ATacccaaatggaaatggctcGAATTATCCAGGCAATGGTCAATGGTCAACGGCCAAACGATGTTCATGTGGAATTCAATGCCCCCAACGTCATGTCCATTAACTTGCCCGTGCATGTGATGACGACAGTGCGACAGGCTCCGGCACCTGGATCAAGCGAAACAGCAGAACCTTCTGCGTCTGAATTCTCCCCTGAAAGTGCGCCGGCAACGGGCAATGCGGAGTCTCCAAATGCAGCATCAACATCAAGTGGAACACGCAGTGGAGATCAGAGGGCCAATACCTTGCCCACCACATCCACCCAAACGCGCTCGACATCTAGGCCACAGATTCAGATTGGCGGAAACAACAACTGGGGCGGACGCATTGCTCCAACACACACGGCATTCGACCGCTTCCTGCCTTGCAATAGTCATCACATTCGGGAACCCGAGCAGCTGCTCCAAAACAATAATACCAACCGCAGCACGTCCACAGCACCAGCAGGAGGGGCCAGCGTTCTGTCGCCTACAGCCGCTGCCGTAACTCGTCCTG CTTCGGTAGGCAGCGCTGTCGCCGCCGAGGGAGGTTCGGCCGCCTCATCGTCAGGAGAAGCTGCCCCAATTGCTTCTACCACACCAGTTGGTCCACCGCAAACTGTTTTGCCGACATCCACACCCACTGCCGGCGGAGATTCAAACAACCTGCGTTCGCAGCTGCGCAGCTTCCTCAACGACAGCCTATTTGTCGGCGTGCCCATCAACGAGCAGACCATCCCAGGGGCCATTGGTCGCGCACTAGACTGGTTCGCGGAGAGCCTGGTCTACCTGCCGCAGTACGAGCGGCCGGAGTACAACTCCCGCGACTCGGTGTGCAACATCCTGCGAGTCAGCCTCCGTTTGATCATCGAGCTTTGTAATGGAGCTCCGGGCGGCGCTGATGGTGCTCAGTTCGAGCAAAGTCTCAAACAGATCTGTGACCAGTTCCGCAAGCGCCTCTACAGCGTTCTCTTCTTGTGTCTTGGAAGCGCGAATGCGGAGCTCTACTGGCGCCAGCTAATGCGCCTGCTTTGCACACCGATGCGATCCA ACTTCCGCAACGAAGCCCTGCAGTTCTTGTGCATCTACATAGACCCCACGATTCCTGCCCAGACTGACACAGCAGATGCCCAACAGTTCCTGGTCCTGCGCAGCGTTCAAGCAGCTCCTCCAACAGCTGCCGACGAA CCATTCGTGGCGCCGCCGCCTTTTGCCCTCAacccacagcagcagcagccgcaagaGCAATCCCTGGACACGGATGTTGAGATGGCTGAAGtggccgccagcagcagcagcagttcccCGGCAGCCGACCTACCCGCAGTGATTGTGGGCTCAGAGCCCTGGCACATGAGTTTCCCCAATGATTGGTTGCCAGTGATAACGCGCGACCTACAGACCCAGGCAGAG AGTAGTCGTCCCCAGCCGCCGTTCTCGGATGCCTACATCTCGGGCATGTCCGCCAAGCGGCGCAAGATAATTCAGTCGGAAAAGCCGACGGCCAGCGTGGAGTGTCTCATAGCGAACGGAGTGCAGAGGGCTATCCAAAGCGTCGGTTTGGGTGGAACCAGTGGTAGCGCCTCAAGTTCGTCGATCAGTATGGATACCGTAATCGGTTCCATTGCTCACGACTCCACCGTTCAGGCTGCCTACACGGATGCGGTGCGGAATAGTTTAAAAGAGCGTATCAAGCAGGATGTGGATTTTAAGTCCAGCAAGTATCCACAGATCGCCAAGTTCGCCGAGCAAAAGTAA
- the LOC122616579 gene encoding large proline-rich protein bag6-A isoform X11: MLINLKVKTLDARTHEFSIDNELTIRQFKDQIAEKTNIAAENQRIIYQGRVLADDKQVKEYDVDGKVLHVAERPPFSQRGANARNNDEPMRTFRNVARPPPPGMRTSPYFRALDGMLVGTMAIPVNNGPVAGTRPPPNRYPNSSSFCINRITVALHMIDCADNIAAYLENPAVGLNNQSLDILQRGRWSMESTVVEVGVSSTDLPRNNNIIDMVQDAVTAALSRTGARNYTVVQLPTVYTNENGETSQQRAGEAGTSEGAASGAASNASGETTAATVIIEDVIETDDEAADGASDRSVTPTPEPEAEGAVGGQPATAAETPTSSAGSANDAAAEGGNNSGPRRRTRPQVLAQVIQHYRGVQTRLAPFVDRYYEILQNDPTFEESDTAGRENAQRIFDRVSEAFHYLSHAQHAISDLMLDLSQPGPRVLTCRPILVEQSGYIRSNNIFTPNFLAPASGLLNEPFRNRAPGTASAAGTQTPTTAGTPTAVAPPQAANLQAATDASRSAAAMAEIASRAAGAAAEMAAGAASAAAAAARDLSSDQVEDPVDEPMVAPNAAGAATSAQQQQRLEMDHDQDQNQSETPERENRPEPRLRVYVPVTLPPRNTQMEMARIIQAMVNGQRPNDVHVEFNAPNVMSINLPVHVMTTVRQAPAPGSSETAEPSASEFSPESAPATGNAESPNAASTSSGTRSGDQRANTLPTTSTQTRSTSRPQIQIGGNNNWGGRIAPTHTAFDRFLPCNSHHIREPEQLLQNNNTNRSTSTAPAGGASVLSPTAAAVTRPASVGSAVAAEGGSAASSSGEAAPIASTTPVGPPQTVLPTSTPTAGGDSNNLRSQLRSFLNDSLFVGVPINEQTIPGAIGRALDWFAESLVYLPQYERPEYNSRDSVCNILRVSLRLIIELCNGAPGGADGAQFEQSLKQICDQFRKRLYSVLFLCLGSANAELYWRQLMRLLCTPMRSNFRNEALQFLCIYIDPTIPAQTDTADAQQFLVLRSVQAAPPTAADEQQPQEQSLDTDVEMAEVAASSSSSSPAADLPAVIVGSEPWHMSFPNDWLPVITRDLQTQAEQSSRPQPPFSDAYISGMSAKRRKIIQSEKPTASVECLIANGVQRAIQSVGLGGTSGSASSSSISMDTVIGSIAHDSTVQAAYTDAVRNSLKERIKQDVDFKSSKYPQIAKFAEQK; the protein is encoded by the exons ATGCTCATAAACCTTAAGGTGAAGACCTTAGATGCGCGCACCCACGAATTCAGCATCGACAATGAG CTCACCATCCGCCAGTTCAAGGACCAAATAGCCGAGAAGACGAACATTGCGGCGGAGAACCAGCGTATCATCTACCAGGGTCGCGTTCTGGCCGATGATAAGCAGGTGAAGGAGTACG ATGTGGATGGCAAGGTGCTTCATGTGGCCGAACGACCTCCGTTCTCTCAGCGCGGAGCTAATGCCCGGAACAATGATGAACCCATGCGCACCTTCCGCAATGTGGCACGTCCTCCGCCGCCAGGAATGCGCACTTCTCCGTATTTCCGCGCCCTCGACGGCATGCTGGTGGGCACCATGGCCATACCCGTGAACAATGGTCCAGTAGCAGGG ACTCGTCCTCCACCGAATCGTTATCCCAACTCCTCGTCCTTCTGCATTAACCGCATCACTGTGGCCCTGCACATGATCGATTGCGCCGACAATATAGCAGCCTATCTGGAAAATCCAGCTGTTGGTCTGAACAATCAATCACTGGACATTCTGCAGCGTGGTCGCTGGTCAATGGAGTCCACTGTCGTGGAAGTGGGTGTTTCTTCGACGGATCTGCCGCGCAACAATAACATCATTGATATGGTCCAAGATGCTGTGACCGCTGCTCTTTCGCGTACTGGCGCCCGCAACTATACGGTGGTGCAGCTGCCCACGGTTTATACCAATGAGAATGGCGAGACCAGCCAGCAGAGGGCCGGCGAAGCTGGAACCAGCGAAGGAGCAGCCAGCGGAGCTGCAAGCAATGCTAGTGGTGAAACCACAGCGGCCACTGTGATTATCGAGGATGTTATCGAAACGGACGACGAAGCTGCTGATGGAGCATCAGATCGTTCGGTCACGCCAACACCAGAGCCGGAGGCGGAGGGAGCAGTTGgtggccagccagccactgCAGCAGAGACTCCCACATCCTCGGCTGGATCAGCCAATGACGCGGCTGCAGAAGGAGGCAACAACTCGGGACCCAGGCGCCGCACTCGTCCTCAGGTGTTGGCCCAAGTGATTCAGCACTATCGTGGCGTACAGACTCGCTTGGCGCCTTTTGTGGATCGGTACTACGAGATTCTCCAGAATGATCCCACTTTCGAGGAGAGT gACACCGCTGGACGCGAGAACGCGCAGCGAATCTTTGATCGCGTTTCGGAGGCCTTCCACTACCTTTCGCACGCCCAGCACGCTATATCCGATTTAATGCTTGATCTGTCGCAGCCAGGACCACGTGTGCTCACCTGCCGACCCATTCTCGTCGAGCAGAGCGGCTACATACGCTCCAATAACATTTTCACGCCCAACTTTTTGGCACCGGCTTCGGGTCTCCTTAACGAGCCTTTCCGTAACAGAGCACCTGGTACTGCCTCTGCAGCTGGCACGCAAACGCCCACCACCGCAGGCACTCCAACTGCTGTGGCACCGCCGCAGGCTGCCAATTTGCAGGCGGCCACTGATGCCAGCCGCAGTGCAGCGGCCATGGCGGAGATTGCCAGTCGAGCTGCTGGAGCCGCTGCGGAAATGGCTGCTGGAGCTGCGagtgccgctgccgccgctgctcgCGATTTATCCAGTGATCAAGTAGAGGATCCCGTCGACGAGCCTATGGTGGCTCCAAATGCAGCAGGTGCCGCAACATcagcacaacagcagcagcgtctCGAAATGG ATCACGACCAAGATCAAAATCAAAGCGAAACTCCCGAACGAGAAAACCGACCAGAGCCTAGGCTGCGTGTCTATGTGCCAGTGACCCTGCCACCGCGCA ATacccaaatggaaatggctcGAATTATCCAGGCAATGGTCAATGGTCAACGGCCAAACGATGTTCATGTGGAATTCAATGCCCCCAACGTCATGTCCATTAACTTGCCCGTGCATGTGATGACGACAGTGCGACAGGCTCCGGCACCTGGATCAAGCGAAACAGCAGAACCTTCTGCGTCTGAATTCTCCCCTGAAAGTGCGCCGGCAACGGGCAATGCGGAGTCTCCAAATGCAGCATCAACATCAAGTGGAACACGCAGTGGAGATCAGAGGGCCAATACCTTGCCCACCACATCCACCCAAACGCGCTCGACATCTAGGCCACAGATTCAGATTGGCGGAAACAACAACTGGGGCGGACGCATTGCTCCAACACACACGGCATTCGACCGCTTCCTGCCTTGCAATAGTCATCACATTCGGGAACCCGAGCAGCTGCTCCAAAACAATAATACCAACCGCAGCACGTCCACAGCACCAGCAGGAGGGGCCAGCGTTCTGTCGCCTACAGCCGCTGCCGTAACTCGTCCTG CTTCGGTAGGCAGCGCTGTCGCCGCCGAGGGAGGTTCGGCCGCCTCATCGTCAGGAGAAGCTGCCCCAATTGCTTCTACCACACCAGTTGGTCCACCGCAAACTGTTTTGCCGACATCCACACCCACTGCCGGCGGAGATTCAAACAACCTGCGTTCGCAGCTGCGCAGCTTCCTCAACGACAGCCTATTTGTCGGCGTGCCCATCAACGAGCAGACCATCCCAGGGGCCATTGGTCGCGCACTAGACTGGTTCGCGGAGAGCCTGGTCTACCTGCCGCAGTACGAGCGGCCGGAGTACAACTCCCGCGACTCGGTGTGCAACATCCTGCGAGTCAGCCTCCGTTTGATCATCGAGCTTTGTAATGGAGCTCCGGGCGGCGCTGATGGTGCTCAGTTCGAGCAAAGTCTCAAACAGATCTGTGACCAGTTCCGCAAGCGCCTCTACAGCGTTCTCTTCTTGTGTCTTGGAAGCGCGAATGCGGAGCTCTACTGGCGCCAGCTAATGCGCCTGCTTTGCACACCGATGCGATCCA ACTTCCGCAACGAAGCCCTGCAGTTCTTGTGCATCTACATAGACCCCACGATTCCTGCCCAGACTGACACAGCAGATGCCCAACAGTTCCTGGTCCTGCGCAGCGTTCAAGCAGCTCCTCCAACAGCTGCCGACGAA cagcagccgcaagaGCAATCCCTGGACACGGATGTTGAGATGGCTGAAGtggccgccagcagcagcagcagttcccCGGCAGCCGACCTACCCGCAGTGATTGTGGGCTCAGAGCCCTGGCACATGAGTTTCCCCAATGATTGGTTGCCAGTGATAACGCGCGACCTACAGACCCAGGCAGAG CAGAGTAGTCGTCCCCAGCCGCCGTTCTCGGATGCCTACATCTCGGGCATGTCCGCCAAGCGGCGCAAGATAATTCAGTCGGAAAAGCCGACGGCCAGCGTGGAGTGTCTCATAGCGAACGGAGTGCAGAGGGCTATCCAAAGCGTCGGTTTGGGTGGAACCAGTGGTAGCGCCTCAAGTTCGTCGATCAGTATGGATACCGTAATCGGTTCCATTGCTCACGACTCCACCGTTCAGGCTGCCTACACGGATGCGGTGCGGAATAGTTTAAAAGAGCGTATCAAGCAGGATGTGGATTTTAAGTCCAGCAAGTATCCACAGATCGCCAAGTTCGCCGAGCAAAAGTAA